CATATTCTTTCCCTCGTTTACAGAATCGGCGGGGAAGAGTTCCACAGCTACGTTAAGGGGCAGAAGACGGATCACAAGCGGTTCTATGATAGGCTGAGAAAAGGAGAGCTCGCCGAGACCTCTCTGATAAGCGTGGAACAATGCCAGCATACGTTCGAGAGCATTCTCAAGCAAGGCAAGGACCTTCTTTACATAGGCGTCTCATCGGCGCTCAGTGGTAGTTACAACGCCGCCGCCATGGTGGCAAGTCATCTACGGGAGGCCTATCCAGATCGCAGAGTATATACTGTCGACTCCCTCTCGGCTTCCTTGGGCGAGGGGCTGTTAGTGTATTACGCTGCGGAGCAGAGGCTCGCAGGCAAATCCATCGACGAGGTAAACGCCTGGCTCCTTGCAAACAGGCTTCACCTGTGCCATTGGTTCACAGTTGATGACCTCTTCCATCTGAAGAGGGGCGGGAGGATATCTGCAACCACTGCATTGCTGGGCACGATGCTTTCGGTCAAGCCGGTAATGCATGTTGATGATGAGGGCAGGCTTGTTCCTGTTGGCAAGGTGCGGGGCAGGCGAAGATCACTTGAGGCGCTTGCAGATGAGATGCAGAAGACCTGCATAAACCCGACTGAGCAGGTTGTGTTCATATCCCACGGCGACAGCATTGAGGATGCTCAGTATGTTGAGAAACTGGTTAGAGAGCGGCTCGGTGTAAAGGATACTCTGATAAACTATGTCGATCCTGTCATAGGTGCGCACTCGGGTCCCGGCACTATTGCGTTGTTCTTCCTTGGCGCCAGGAGGTGAGGGTGTTGCCACACCCTCTGAACAAGGGTGGGAAACTCGTATTCGGCTGGCTCGACAATCTGGAGAACGTGCGCCGGCGACGTGAGGTTCACTATCTTTTCAGTGCGGGCGCGTCAGAACGTTGCCGCTGCCGCCTGGACTGCTGCTTCCAACGCCGTGATCACGCAGCCTTCTGACGTGTTCGGAATACCCCTTCGTCTGCTGGTTTGTTGCCCGGGCTATAGCCATTTTCACCCTAATCGATGCTAATCCAAATGATCTAATATGCCGACATAATGCTAAGAAGGCTGTATCCTTCTACCAGTGCAGATCTGGGGGTTGGTGTGCGTGAGATTCGGATTCTCGGCCAAGCTTACTCTGGTGCTTGTTGTCGTGGCCATTGGAGTCTCGTCGACCATAGGCATGATGTCGGTTGTCACCATAAGAAATGACGTAACATCGCTGGTGAACACCAGAGTCAAACGGGATTTGGCGACGGTGAGGGACATCATCGACCAGAAGCATCCTGGCCAATGGTCTCTTCAGGGCGACCAGATTCTCAAGGGCGTTCACGTAATGAACGAGGACTACGAGTTGATAGATGAGATTGGACGTCTCACTGGAAACACTGTTACGGTGTTCAGGAAGGACACCAGGGTGTGCACAAATGTCCTAACGTCCGAAGGCAAGAGAGCGGTCGGCACCAGTTCATCACAGAATGTGGCGGACGCTGTTCTGAAGCGCGGCGGGGACTACGTGGGCCGAGCCAATGTGGTGGGGCAATGGTATCAAACGGCATATGAGCCGGTGCGGGACAGCCGTGGGGACATCATAGGCATGCTGTATACAGGAACGCCGAGCAGGAGCTACGATAGCCTGGTCGAAGGCTACACGCGGAAGCTGCTCATAGCAGTGGCAGTGGCAATAGCGGCAGTAGTGCCGATTGCCTTCATGGCATCGGCCTTGATGACCAAGCCCATCCGGGAGATAGTCAGGGTCGTGGGGAGTGCGGCTCAGGGCGACCTGAGAAACGACGCAGCAGTGATCTCTCGAGATGAATTCGCCGACCTGACCCGGACATTCAACTCCATGCTGGGCAAATGGAGAGCCATGATCAACAGTATCATGGCTGTAAGCAATGAGCTCGAACGTGGAGCGCAGACCCTAATGCTTGGCGCCGAAGAGCAATTGCGCCTCACTGGCCAGGTGCAGAAGGCATTCTCCGAAGTATCTAGAGGCGCTCACGCCCAGAACACTCAGATGAACGCGGCCAAGCTCTCCATTGATCAGCTTTCATCGGCAATAGCTCAGATAGCGACAGGCGTTCAGGATCAGACCGCGACTGTCGCGAGCGCGAGCGACGTGTCCAACTCCATGCTTGAAGAGGCGCGCGAGGCCGCCACAGTGGTTGCTACGGTGAGGGAGGCCGCCGAGGAATCGAGGCAGGCCGCCGCAAGCGGCTACAAGTCCATTGAAGCGGTTATTGCCGGCATGCCCAAGCTGGAAGCCGGATTCAACTCCACTCTGGAGAGCGTCTCACATCTGGATGAGGGCTCCAAGCGGATCGGGCTCATAGTTGAAGCCATCGGCGACATCGCCGATCAGACCAATCTGCTGGCGCTCAATGCTGCCATAGAAGCCGCGCGAGCCGGCGAGCACGGTCGCGGCTTCGCCGTCGTGGCCGATGAGGTTCGTAAGCTAGCAGAGCGCTCCAGCCGATCGGTCGGTGAGATCAGCACCATTATCATGGAGTTGTCGCAGGCTATCACAGTGACGATCAAGGCCGTTAAAAACAACAACTCTCTGGTCAGCCGGAGCAGCCAGATGGCGGAAGAAGCTAGTCAGATGCTGAATTCGATAACCTCCGCTTCAGAAAGAGCAGCGGCGGCGGCTTCATCGCTGATTGGCGTGGCCGATGCCCTCCGGGAACGGAGCCAGCGCGTTGGCGATGCCATGACCGGCCTTGCCGCCATATCCGAAGAGAACAGCGCTTCGGTGGAGGAAGTCTCTGCAAGCACCGGCGAGATCACGTCCGCCATAGGCCAAGTGGCAAAGGTAACAGCTGATAACAGCGAGCACGCCTCCTCTGTGGAAGAGTCGGCCAGAGCACAGAATGACTCGATTGAGAGCGTGAGAGGGTCGGCCAAGATGCTGTCAAGCTCAGCTCAAAAGCTAAATGAGCTGGTATCGTATTTCGCGACCGCATAGAGGGTTGATATCCAAACGAACAGCGCGCCCGACCTCTTATCCTTGTTTGCATTCACACTCATCGCGGCGGTAAGGGACCACTCGATTCTTCCCTAACTTCTTCGCTTCATAGAGCGCCGCGTCGGCATCTCCTACAAGGCGCTCGGCCTCAAAGCCGGGGCCAGTCATCTCCCCAGCCACCCCTACGCTCACGGTGACTCGAATCGTGTGGTTTTCATACACCATCTCGATATCGGAGATCTTTTCACGCAGCCTTTCCGCCAGCGCCACTGCGGCGTCGAGCCCTATACCAGGCGCGATTACGATGAACTCCTCGCCGCCGTACCGAGCAAGAATGTCCTGACTCCGTAAGCTCGTTTTCAGTATCGACGCGATTTCCCGTAGGACCATGTCGCCAGCGCTGTGCCCGTGTTCGTCATTTACTGGCTTGAAGTCGTCGATATCTATCATGATTGCGCACACGAGCAGGCCGCTTACGCACCGTTTCTTCAGCTCTTTCACCTGGGAGTGGAGCGATCTGCGATTCGCAATGTGGGTGAGCGAATCTAGGTTGGCGAGTTTCCTCACAGCCTGCAGCGTTCTCATCTCGTTGGTTATGTCGGTCATAATGAGATACTTCGCCAGAGCTCTGTTCCCTCTGCCCAGGATGGTATGGACGCTTGCTCTATATGCGCGGCTAGAACCATCCTTCAGCGCGATATTGGCGTGATCGTCTGAATGGGTCATCACGAATTCAAGGATTTCGGGATAGTCACTGAATACCGTGGATAGATGCTCGCCCAAGTGGTCTCTGCTGGCGCAGAAAAGCAGCTGATTCAAGGACGGGTTGTGGTCGACGATCCGATTGTTCTTGCTAATGATGACTACAATGTCATTCATGCTGTCGATCACTCGGCGTTGAGCCAGCGGGACCACGTTAAACAGCTGGTTGCCGTTCAGCCCATGAACTAGCAGCGCGCTCATGACAAGTAGATAACATGGAGCCAGATCAGTGTCGTAGGGGCTGAGCCCCAGCAGATAGATGAGACTGCCTATCGCCGGGGCCAGAAAACTCATGAGATACACCCGGTACTGCGGTTTCAAGTCAGCCGGCGCCTTGGCTATCGCCCTGGCTAGAATCGTGATGCCCACCGCAAAGCAAAGCTCGACGTAAACCACAAACACCTTGTACCATATGCCTGGTGTCACACGCATTATGGTGAGCGCCCCCACCTTGGTGAGCGCAAGATCGGCATAGTACAAGTGGTGAAGGTTGTTGGTGTGCACCAGTATCACAGTCAACAGGGAGAAGAAGAGCATTCCCCAGGCTATGCGCTTGTCGAATCGCCTATCGTTCCCGGTAAGTTCGATGATTGCGAGGATGCCGAAGAAAGACTGGAACGCAATGCCTAAGTACTCGATTTTGATGAATATGAAAGCCATCTCCACGGTGCTGGCAGTGAGCTCAAAGGCATAGCCAAAGGAGTGCAGGGCCGCTGCAAGCGCGAACCCTGAAAACCATAGGTTCTTTCCTCGTCTGCCTTCGAGCAGCACATAAATGCCGATGCTCGACAGGATCATCCCAGAGACGAATGTGGCTCCGATCATGGAGTATTCCATCCGGCACGC
The genomic region above belongs to Clostridia bacterium and contains:
- a CDS encoding diguanylate cyclase → MEYSMIGATFVSGMILSSIGIYVLLEGRRGKNLWFSGFALAAALHSFGYAFELTASTVEMAFIFIKIEYLGIAFQSFFGILAIIELTGNDRRFDKRIAWGMLFFSLLTVILVHTNNLHHLYYADLALTKVGALTIMRVTPGIWYKVFVVYVELCFAVGITILARAIAKAPADLKPQYRVYLMSFLAPAIGSLIYLLGLSPYDTDLAPCYLLVMSALLVHGLNGNQLFNVVPLAQRRVIDSMNDIVVIISKNNRIVDHNPSLNQLLFCASRDHLGEHLSTVFSDYPEILEFVMTHSDDHANIALKDGSSRAYRASVHTILGRGNRALAKYLIMTDITNEMRTLQAVRKLANLDSLTHIANRRSLHSQVKELKKRCVSGLLVCAIMIDIDDFKPVNDEHGHSAGDMVLREIASILKTSLRSQDILARYGGEEFIVIAPGIGLDAAVALAERLREKISDIEMVYENHTIRVTVSVGVAGEMTGPGFEAERLVGDADAALYEAKKLGKNRVVPYRRDECECKQG
- a CDS encoding methyl-accepting chemotaxis protein, which gives rise to MRFGFSAKLTLVLVVVAIGVSSTIGMMSVVTIRNDVTSLVNTRVKRDLATVRDIIDQKHPGQWSLQGDQILKGVHVMNEDYELIDEIGRLTGNTVTVFRKDTRVCTNVLTSEGKRAVGTSSSQNVADAVLKRGGDYVGRANVVGQWYQTAYEPVRDSRGDIIGMLYTGTPSRSYDSLVEGYTRKLLIAVAVAIAAVVPIAFMASALMTKPIREIVRVVGSAAQGDLRNDAAVISRDEFADLTRTFNSMLGKWRAMINSIMAVSNELERGAQTLMLGAEEQLRLTGQVQKAFSEVSRGAHAQNTQMNAAKLSIDQLSSAIAQIATGVQDQTATVASASDVSNSMLEEAREAATVVATVREAAEESRQAAASGYKSIEAVIAGMPKLEAGFNSTLESVSHLDEGSKRIGLIVEAIGDIADQTNLLALNAAIEAARAGEHGRGFAVVADEVRKLAERSSRSVGEISTIIMELSQAITVTIKAVKNNNSLVSRSSQMAEEASQMLNSITSASERAAAAASSLIGVADALRERSQRVGDAMTGLAAISEENSASVEEVSASTGEITSAIGQVAKVTADNSEHASSVEESARAQNDSIESVRGSAKMLSSSAQKLNELVSYFATA
- a CDS encoding DegV family protein, coding for MNYEVVTDSSADLTDDMIEKYSIHILSLVYRIGGEEFHSYVKGQKTDHKRFYDRLRKGELAETSLISVEQCQHTFESILKQGKDLLYIGVSSALSGSYNAAAMVASHLREAYPDRRVYTVDSLSASLGEGLLVYYAAEQRLAGKSIDEVNAWLLANRLHLCHWFTVDDLFHLKRGGRISATTALLGTMLSVKPVMHVDDEGRLVPVGKVRGRRRSLEALADEMQKTCINPTEQVVFISHGDSIEDAQYVEKLVRERLGVKDTLINYVDPVIGAHSGPGTIALFFLGARR